One segment of Gammaproteobacteria bacterium DNA contains the following:
- the glnL gene encoding nitrogen regulation protein NR(II) gives MHYSPVNILENLETAVLLVNASGMIQYMNSSAQSLFSTSLRQAEGQSISTLFLRAEHLVNALNKTVTESSCFTERGVEITLSNPVKRIRVDCTFSPFSDEHFRSSALIEMRRVDRMLRIEREERRLAQQNAVKQLVRGLAHEVKNPLGGLRGAAQLLERELESADLKEFTDIIIGEADRLQQLVDDMLGPNQLPRRAKVNIHQVLERVRNLVEIEFGNQTRFVRDYDPSIPEITADKDRLIQAVLNVVRNAVQAINEAGRVIIKTRTLRKFTLGNHCFRLVLKIEIRDNGPGIPEDIADQIFYPMVTSKVTGSGLGLAITQTIVGQHDGLIECVSEPGDTTFTILLPFSDADLSTNGE, from the coding sequence TTGCATTACTCACCAGTAAATATTTTAGAGAATCTTGAAACAGCTGTGCTGCTCGTCAACGCCTCGGGGATGATTCAGTACATGAATTCAAGTGCTCAATCACTGTTTAGCACAAGTTTGAGACAGGCCGAGGGGCAGTCTATTTCTACCTTGTTTTTGCGCGCGGAACACCTTGTTAATGCTTTGAACAAGACAGTAACCGAGTCTTCATGTTTTACCGAAAGAGGGGTTGAAATCACATTGTCAAACCCAGTCAAAAGGATACGTGTTGATTGCACATTTTCACCCTTTTCCGACGAGCACTTCAGGTCGTCTGCTTTAATCGAAATGAGACGAGTCGACCGAATGCTAAGGATTGAGAGGGAAGAGCGACGACTCGCGCAGCAAAATGCAGTGAAACAACTCGTTCGTGGCCTAGCGCATGAAGTGAAGAATCCCTTAGGAGGACTGCGAGGTGCGGCGCAACTTCTAGAGCGAGAGTTAGAAAGCGCAGATTTAAAAGAATTTACGGATATTATTATTGGTGAGGCAGATCGCTTACAGCAATTAGTTGATGACATGCTGGGACCGAATCAGCTTCCACGTAGGGCGAAAGTTAATATTCACCAGGTATTAGAAAGAGTGCGAAATCTGGTGGAGATCGAATTCGGAAACCAAACTCGCTTTGTTCGTGATTATGATCCCAGTATTCCGGAAATCACTGCAGACAAAGATCGACTTATTCAGGCCGTTCTGAATGTAGTGCGTAATGCTGTGCAGGCTATCAATGAAGCCGGTCGCGTAATAATTAAAACTAGGACTCTGCGTAAATTTACGCTCGGTAATCACTGCTTTCGTTTGGTACTAAAAATCGAAATTCGGGATAACGGCCCTGGTATTCCAGAAGATATTGCCGATCAAATTTTCTATCCCATGGTGACAAGTAAAGTGACAGGTTCAGGATTGGGACTTGCTATTACACAAACCATCGTTGGGCAACATGATGGCTTGATTGAATGCGTTAGTGAACCAGGGGACACTACTTTTACAATTTTACTGCCTTTTAGTGATGCCGATTTGTCTACGAACGGCGAATAA
- the ntrC gene encoding nitrogen regulation protein NR(I) has translation MGNNDLVWVIDDDRSIRWVLERALRQAGFDVECFESATTIIQRLQGKRPSAILSDIRMPGIDGLVLLDKVVNEFPEIPVIIMTAHSDLDSALSAYGGGAFEYLPKPFDVDEAVDLVRRAVEHNKDSKLTFSSDESISNTEIVGEAPAMQEVFRAIGRLSRSNITVLINGESGTGKELVANALHRHSPRSEFPFIAINTAAIPRDLLESELFGHEKGAFTGAQAMRRGRFEQANGGTLFLDEIGDMPAELQTRLLRVLASGEFYRVGGHEPVKVDVRIIAATHQNLEKLVAKGQFREDLFHRLNVIRIHIPSLRERREDIPTLMRFFLSRASKELNVEPKILRQDTERFLTQLEWPGNVRQLENICRWLMVMAPGAEIHIDDLPTELRSENETDSAVEDWEKSLRNWAASALRQGKNEILSTSTPRFESIMISVALEFTGGRKQEAAKLLGVGRNTLTRKLKELNLEKDDVLVE, from the coding sequence ATGGGAAATAATGACCTTGTTTGGGTAATTGACGATGACCGGTCCATACGTTGGGTATTGGAAAGGGCTTTGCGGCAAGCTGGCTTCGATGTGGAATGTTTCGAAAGCGCGACCACCATCATACAACGTCTCCAGGGTAAGCGACCGTCAGCCATTTTATCCGATATTAGAATGCCGGGCATCGACGGACTAGTATTGCTCGACAAGGTGGTTAATGAATTTCCGGAAATTCCTGTAATTATAATGACCGCACACTCTGATTTAGATAGTGCTTTATCAGCATATGGTGGAGGCGCGTTTGAATATTTGCCCAAACCATTTGATGTTGATGAAGCAGTTGATTTGGTTAGGCGTGCGGTTGAACACAATAAAGACTCCAAATTGACTTTCTCATCAGACGAAAGTATTTCGAACACCGAAATAGTCGGTGAAGCGCCTGCTATGCAGGAAGTCTTTCGCGCGATAGGGCGCTTATCACGTTCCAACATTACCGTTTTAATAAACGGTGAATCCGGAACTGGAAAAGAGTTGGTAGCCAACGCGTTGCATCGCCACAGTCCGCGTTCAGAATTTCCCTTTATTGCGATAAATACAGCTGCCATACCTCGAGACTTGCTTGAGTCGGAATTGTTCGGGCACGAAAAAGGCGCATTTACCGGAGCTCAAGCGATGCGGCGTGGTCGTTTCGAACAGGCAAATGGTGGTACGCTCTTTCTGGATGAAATAGGAGATATGCCTGCAGAACTTCAAACTCGTCTGCTCAGGGTATTAGCGTCAGGAGAGTTTTACCGTGTCGGTGGTCATGAGCCGGTAAAGGTCGATGTACGGATTATTGCTGCGACGCACCAGAACCTCGAAAAATTAGTTGCAAAAGGCCAGTTTCGCGAAGATCTTTTTCACCGTTTGAATGTCATTCGTATTCATATACCGTCTCTACGAGAGCGGAGGGAAGATATTCCAACTTTGATGCGGTTCTTTTTGAGTCGAGCCTCGAAAGAACTCAATGTTGAACCGAAAATTTTACGTCAGGATACGGAACGTTTTCTAACCCAGCTTGAGTGGCCCGGGAATGTTAGGCAGTTAGAAAATATCTGTCGCTGGCTTATGGTAATGGCTCCGGGTGCAGAAATTCACATAGATGATTTGCCTACGGAATTACGTTCAGAAAATGAAACTGACTCAGCGGTTGAAGACTGGGAGAAATCATTAAGAAATTGGGCCGCAAGTGCTTTGAGGCAAGGTAAAAACGAAATTCTTAGTACATCGACCCCCCGTTTTGAAAGCATTATGATCTCCGTTGCGTTAGAGTTTACCGGTGGCCGTAAACAGGAAGCAGCTAAACTTTTAGGTGTTGGGAGAAATACCTTGACTAGGAAATTGAAAGAATTGAATCTGGAAAAAGACGATGTGCTGGTGGAATAG
- the trmL gene encoding tRNA (uridine(34)/cytosine(34)/5-carboxymethylaminomethyluridine(34)-2'-O)-methyltransferase TrmL, translated as MINIVLYEPEIPPNTGNIMRLCANMGANLHLIKPYGFSLEEKKLRRAGLDYKDWAIVTEYENFESFFEINKPDILYAVSTKGVVHYAEITFTDGDYLLFGPESRGLPSNILSDLRLRAVIKIPMVEDSRSLNLSNAVAIIAYEFWRQLEYVGSSSS; from the coding sequence ATGATTAATATCGTTCTCTATGAACCCGAGATTCCACCCAACACTGGCAACATAATGCGTTTGTGCGCAAATATGGGCGCCAATTTACATCTTATTAAACCCTATGGTTTCTCTTTGGAAGAAAAAAAATTGCGCCGAGCCGGCCTGGACTATAAAGACTGGGCCATCGTAACCGAATATGAAAATTTTGAATCGTTTTTTGAAATTAACAAGCCAGATATTCTCTACGCTGTTTCAACCAAAGGTGTCGTTCATTACGCCGAAATTACCTTTACTGATGGGGACTATCTACTCTTTGGTCCCGAATCGCGAGGGCTGCCTTCGAATATATTGTCCGATTTGCGTTTGCGAGCCGTGATTAAGATCCCCATGGTGGAAGACAGTCGTAGTCTTAACCTTTCAAACGCTGTCGCTATTATTGCCTACGAATTTTGGCGACAACTGGAATATGTTGGAAGCAGTAGCAGTTAA
- a CDS encoding NAD(P)-dependent glycerol-3-phosphate dehydrogenase, whose product MVERQNYKVGVIGAGSWGTALAILFARNGHDVFLWARDKDQAEKMSLEARNSRYLPDVVFPNTLHATSDLETVVTRSELLVLVIPSSAFRHVANQIGKYIRPQTDVLLATKGFEKDSFKLMHEVCIEELGKDRNVAVVSGPTFAKEVAKGLPTAITVACDNDEFANKVADIMHNETFRAYTSNDLIGVEVGGAVKNVLAIAAGIADGLEFGANTRAALITRGLVEIQRLGVALGADPRTFMGLAGLGDLVLTCTDDQSRNRRVGISLAAGESLEQIQLKLGQVAEGVYAAKEAHQLAKQLKVEMPIVEHVYRIIYKKEDPLAAVHALLGRSIKSE is encoded by the coding sequence ATGGTTGAACGACAAAACTATAAAGTTGGCGTTATAGGTGCTGGTTCCTGGGGAACTGCATTGGCTATTTTGTTTGCACGTAACGGTCACGACGTATTTCTCTGGGCAAGAGACAAAGATCAGGCTGAGAAGATGTCACTTGAAGCGCGTAATAGTCGTTATCTTCCTGATGTCGTATTTCCGAACACTCTCCACGCCACAAGCGATCTAGAGACTGTAGTCACAAGAAGTGAATTGCTCGTGTTGGTCATTCCCTCCTCCGCATTCAGGCATGTTGCAAATCAAATAGGCAAGTACATAAGACCCCAGACTGATGTACTGTTAGCTACCAAAGGATTCGAAAAAGATAGTTTTAAACTAATGCACGAGGTGTGTATTGAGGAGCTAGGAAAGGACAGAAATGTTGCTGTCGTTTCCGGGCCGACATTCGCCAAAGAAGTAGCCAAAGGTCTTCCTACTGCAATCACGGTTGCCTGCGATAATGACGAATTCGCCAACAAAGTCGCTGACATCATGCACAACGAAACATTTCGCGCCTATACCAGCAATGATCTAATCGGTGTAGAAGTTGGCGGAGCCGTAAAAAATGTTCTTGCCATTGCCGCCGGTATTGCGGATGGGCTTGAGTTCGGAGCAAATACGCGTGCAGCCTTAATAACTCGGGGGTTAGTTGAAATACAACGATTAGGGGTAGCTTTAGGCGCAGACCCTCGCACATTTATGGGCCTCGCAGGACTTGGAGATTTGGTTTTAACGTGCACAGATGATCAATCGAGAAATCGACGTGTAGGTATCAGCCTGGCCGCAGGCGAGTCATTGGAACAAATCCAATTGAAACTAGGCCAAGTTGCAGAAGGCGTATATGCTGCAAAGGAAGCTCATCAACTAGCAAAACAACTCAAAGTCGAGATGCCCATCGTCGAACATGTTTATCGCATTATTTATAAAAAAGAAGATCCTCTCGCTGCCGTTCATGCCTTACTCGGTCGTTCAATCAAATCTGAATAA
- the secB gene encoding protein-export chaperone SecB produces the protein MSNSDSREFAIQKIYTKDISLEAPNTPEIFKEQWQPDINLQLNNNTQRLDENVQEIVLTLTVTAKLGDKTAFLVEVQQAGIFTIKGYNDQEKGVMAGAYCPNILFPYAREAISDIVSRSGFPQLLLAPINFDALYQQHMQDRAEGGKEPVTH, from the coding sequence ATGTCAAACAGTGATAGCCGCGAATTTGCAATTCAAAAGATTTACACCAAAGATATTTCACTCGAAGCACCGAATACGCCTGAAATTTTCAAAGAACAATGGCAACCAGATATCAATCTTCAGTTAAATAATAACACTCAACGTCTGGATGAAAATGTTCAGGAAATCGTTCTCACCCTCACGGTCACTGCCAAGCTTGGTGACAAAACCGCGTTTCTAGTGGAAGTTCAGCAGGCCGGAATATTTACTATCAAAGGCTATAACGATCAGGAAAAGGGCGTGATGGCCGGTGCATACTGCCCCAATATACTTTTTCCATATGCGCGCGAAGCGATTTCGGATATTGTTTCTCGCTCAGGATTTCCTCAGTTATTACTTGCCCCAATAAATTTCGATGCCCTATATCAGCAACACATGCAGGATAGAGCAGAGGGAGGCAAGGAACCTGTTACGCATTAA
- the grxC gene encoding glutaredoxin 3 encodes MKQVTIYTTGSCPYCTMAKRFLDKKGVNYTEIRVDIDSSKRIEMEDRSRRTSVPQIFVEDFHVGGFDDMQELAFDGELDELLGISKDN; translated from the coding sequence ATGAAACAAGTCACTATATATACGACAGGAAGCTGTCCTTATTGCACGATGGCCAAACGTTTTCTCGACAAGAAGGGTGTTAACTACACAGAAATACGTGTAGATATAGACAGCTCGAAGCGCATAGAAATGGAAGATAGAAGCCGTCGCACTAGTGTACCTCAGATTTTCGTTGAGGATTTCCATGTAGGCGGTTTTGACGATATGCAGGAACTCGCATTTGATGGCGAACTGGACGAACTGCTAGGCATCTCCAAAGACAACTGA
- a CDS encoding rhodanese-like domain-containing protein, with translation MENFMAFVAEEWILTGAFIVLSVLLVRNILDSSFSGVNHIGINEAVRLINNEAHVLDVRLENEFKQAHLQNASHIPVGALESRARELDKLKQQAIIVYCQSGNRSVRGAQILKKHGFEQVYNLRGGISAWIQANMPVVSGAVGKKKKAKAA, from the coding sequence ATGGAAAACTTCATGGCCTTCGTGGCAGAAGAATGGATCTTAACAGGCGCGTTCATTGTGCTCTCCGTACTTTTAGTGCGCAATATCCTCGATTCCAGTTTTAGCGGTGTTAATCATATTGGAATTAACGAGGCTGTAAGGCTGATCAATAATGAGGCACATGTACTTGACGTTCGTTTGGAAAATGAATTTAAACAGGCTCATCTACAGAACGCCAGCCACATACCAGTTGGCGCTCTAGAGTCCCGCGCCCGAGAGCTAGATAAACTCAAACAGCAAGCCATTATTGTGTATTGCCAGTCTGGTAATCGCTCAGTAAGAGGCGCCCAAATTCTGAAAAAACACGGCTTCGAACAGGTATACAACTTGCGTGGCGGTATCAGTGCGTGGATTCAAGCCAATATGCCGGTTGTTAGCGGGGCTGTTGGCAAGAAAAAGAAAGCAAAGGCGGCATGA
- a CDS encoding metalloregulator ArsR/SmtB family transcription factor, with the protein MTNDDLTPLPTQDEDIERAAHSIKAMAHPLRLKILCTLGPNEVSVQDIVEMVGTSQSNISQHLAILRDKGILASRKDANRVYYRVSDNRTLRLIGMMRDVFCSA; encoded by the coding sequence ATGACAAACGACGATTTAACCCCTCTACCAACTCAGGATGAAGATATTGAACGTGCCGCGCACTCAATAAAAGCGATGGCTCACCCCTTGCGACTCAAAATCTTGTGTACACTTGGACCTAACGAGGTCAGCGTACAAGATATTGTGGAGATGGTCGGAACCTCGCAAAGCAATATTTCCCAACACCTGGCAATACTCAGAGATAAGGGCATTCTAGCTTCCCGCAAGGATGCAAACCGTGTCTATTACAGAGTCAGTGACAACAGAACACTTCGTCTCATCGGCATGATGCGGGACGTTTTCTGCAGTGCATAA
- the gpmI gene encoding 2,3-bisphosphoglycerate-independent phosphoglycerate mutase: MKTKHRPLLLMILDGWGYREDPEFNAIAHANTPNWDHIWNTYPHSLIRASEAAVGLPNDQMGNSEVGHLNLGAGRVVYQEILRIARSIETGEFYENRTLTQPVDLAVQTGKAVHIIGLLSDGGVHSHVEHIHAMVKLALNRGAKKVYLHAFFDGRDTAPKSAEKHIIEMESKFKEFGGGEFASVVGRYYSMDRDNRWKRVKKAYDVIAHGEAKYSATTALEALQNGYDREETDEFVRATAIMGTRDKPVTINDGDVVFFMNFRSDRARQLTRAFIENEFDCFDRGTAPKLGAFITLTEYNSDFDVPVAYPPERLQNVFGEYISQLGLRQLRIAETEKYAHVTFFLNGGRDEPFAGEDRILVPSPDVATYDLQPEMSAPTVTQKLIDAVTEDKYDVIICNFANPDMVGHTGNFEATIKAIEALDICIGKVVDKVTSVGGEILITADHGNAEFMRNKQTGQPHTAHTTNPVPFIYIGRNAALDEIGALSDVTPTMLYLMDIEKPREMGGHSMVKLI, encoded by the coding sequence ATGAAAACTAAGCATCGACCTTTGTTGTTAATGATTCTCGATGGCTGGGGTTACCGAGAAGACCCTGAGTTTAATGCTATTGCACATGCAAATACACCCAATTGGGACCACATCTGGAATACTTACCCACATTCTTTGATCCGCGCCTCTGAGGCAGCGGTTGGGCTTCCGAACGATCAGATGGGGAACTCAGAAGTTGGTCACCTAAATCTTGGTGCCGGCCGAGTCGTTTACCAGGAAATTCTGAGAATAGCACGGTCGATAGAAACGGGAGAATTTTACGAAAATCGCACACTAACCCAGCCAGTTGATCTGGCCGTTCAGACCGGAAAAGCTGTTCACATTATTGGCCTATTGTCTGATGGCGGAGTGCACAGTCACGTTGAACATATTCACGCAATGGTAAAACTTGCCCTCAACAGAGGTGCAAAAAAAGTTTATCTACACGCATTTTTTGATGGGCGGGATACTGCCCCTAAATCTGCTGAAAAACACATCATAGAAATGGAGTCAAAATTCAAAGAGTTTGGCGGAGGCGAGTTCGCTTCCGTAGTCGGTCGTTACTATTCTATGGATAGAGACAATCGTTGGAAACGCGTCAAGAAGGCCTATGATGTTATCGCACATGGAGAAGCAAAATATTCAGCGACAACGGCGCTGGAAGCGCTTCAAAATGGCTACGATCGGGAAGAGACTGACGAATTCGTCAGAGCAACAGCAATCATGGGCACTCGTGATAAACCGGTTACGATAAACGATGGTGACGTGGTTTTCTTTATGAATTTCCGTTCCGATCGTGCGCGCCAATTAACACGCGCTTTCATCGAAAACGAATTTGACTGTTTCGATCGTGGTACAGCTCCCAAATTGGGCGCTTTTATAACATTGACCGAATATAACAGTGATTTTGATGTGCCTGTGGCTTATCCGCCGGAGAGACTTCAAAATGTTTTTGGTGAATATATCTCTCAGCTTGGTCTTCGCCAGCTACGAATTGCGGAAACAGAAAAGTATGCCCATGTGACGTTTTTTCTAAATGGTGGAAGAGACGAGCCTTTTGCGGGTGAAGATCGAATATTAGTCCCTTCACCAGACGTTGCGACCTATGACCTCCAACCAGAGATGAGTGCGCCCACGGTAACACAAAAGCTTATCGATGCAGTTACTGAAGATAAATACGATGTCATCATTTGCAATTTCGCTAATCCGGATATGGTCGGACACACGGGCAACTTCGAAGCGACAATAAAAGCAATAGAAGCGCTTGATATCTGTATTGGTAAGGTGGTTGACAAGGTCACCTCTGTTGGCGGAGAGATTCTCATTACCGCGGACCATGGTAACGCAGAGTTCATGCGTAACAAGCAAACCGGCCAGCCGCATACCGCACATACTACGAATCCAGTGCCATTTATTTATATTGGTCGTAATGCAGCGCTTGATGAAATCGGTGCATTGTCCGACGTGACCCCGACGATGCTGTATTTAATGGATATTGAAAAACCGAGAGAAATGGGCGGCCATAGTATGGTTAAACTGATCTAG
- a CDS encoding peptidoglycan DD-metalloendopeptidase family protein, giving the protein MDFAQGCFRIPFCTLVLIATSLFLSRPLYSAESQSEKLHAEIELIKANLSSTQRNITQVEHQLETLDQEIASSTRQLVSIRQDISQERNDLSEIRRQLSEVMDEKRRQTDTLAQQIRTRYMLGREPLLKMALGQNNPAKIGRLVTYYDYLNQAYVGEIEHLARRKDALSRLNTQLEQRTKNLETLLTRHQSRLRDFENQKQRRTLAVDKLRIEESDSTQRLAKMLADFRQLERLTEKMGHITDLSDSKASSGIAFAKFKGSLPWPVEGKLLAQFGGSRVSNGQLSWRGILIDAEEGDVVKSVAPGTVVFSDWLRGYGYMLIVDHGAGYLSLYGHNQALMKLVGDKVKQGDKIALVGQTGTTRKPSLYFEIRFKGEPVNPQRWIASAR; this is encoded by the coding sequence GTGGATTTTGCACAGGGATGTTTTCGCATTCCTTTTTGCACGCTGGTGCTTATAGCAACCAGTTTGTTTCTTTCTCGTCCTCTTTACTCAGCCGAATCACAATCAGAAAAGCTACACGCCGAAATAGAGCTGATTAAGGCAAATCTTTCCAGCACCCAACGTAATATCACGCAGGTTGAGCACCAACTGGAAACGCTGGACCAGGAAATCGCTAGCTCCACCAGGCAACTGGTATCTATCCGCCAAGATATATCCCAGGAAAGAAATGACTTAAGCGAAATTCGACGTCAGCTTAGCGAAGTCATGGATGAAAAAAGACGGCAAACTGACACCCTGGCTCAGCAAATTCGTACCCGCTACATGTTGGGTAGAGAGCCTTTGTTGAAAATGGCCTTGGGCCAGAACAATCCGGCGAAGATTGGGAGGCTGGTGACATATTACGATTATCTAAATCAAGCGTATGTTGGCGAAATAGAACATCTCGCCCGACGAAAAGACGCGCTATCGAGACTGAACACACAACTGGAACAACGTACAAAAAATCTTGAAACCCTATTGACGCGTCACCAATCAAGATTACGGGACTTTGAAAATCAAAAACAACGCCGTACGTTAGCAGTGGATAAGTTGCGAATAGAAGAGAGTGACTCCACTCAGCGTTTGGCCAAGATGTTGGCAGATTTTCGGCAGTTGGAACGTTTGACTGAGAAAATGGGTCATATTACTGACTTATCCGACTCTAAAGCCTCGTCTGGCATAGCATTCGCAAAGTTTAAGGGCTCACTGCCATGGCCTGTTGAAGGTAAATTGCTGGCGCAATTTGGTGGCTCGCGAGTGAGTAACGGTCAACTTTCGTGGCGAGGTATTTTGATTGACGCCGAGGAAGGTGATGTCGTTAAAAGCGTTGCGCCAGGTACTGTCGTATTCTCGGACTGGTTGCGAGGTTATGGATATATGCTAATTGTTGATCATGGCGCGGGTTATTTGAGCCTCTACGGTCACAATCAGGCCCTTATGAAACTGGTAGGGGACAAGGTTAAGCAGGGCGACAAAATTGCGCTGGTTGGACAAACGGGAACCACACGCAAACCCTCGCTTTATTTTGAAATACGTTTTAAGGGTGAGCCGGTTAACCCCCAGCGCTGGATTGCATCAGCCCGCTAA
- a CDS encoding S41 family peptidase: protein MKQMTKTLTLVTTGLILGIGISIGHGVFAEREDIPERAPIPVEELRTFTEVFAKIKSDYVEPVDDKTLLENAIRGMLSGLDPHSTYLDPEGYKELQVGTTGQFGGLGIEVGMEDGFVKVISPIDETPAERAGVKSGDLIVRLDDTPVKGLTLNEAVKIMRGKPGSAILLTIVREGEEKPLKITIVRDIVRVRSVKSRILEPGFGYIRITNFQSKTGENLIEEIEDMQKKTDNKLKGLILDLRNNPGGVLSAAVDVSDAFLTGGLIVYTEGRDKDSRLKFNATPNDILNGRPLIVMVNGGSASASEIVAGALQDHKRAIILGEKTFGKGSVQTILPMNTNAALKLTTARYYTPSGRSIQAEGIEPHIKLQTVRVSTVDNQFERIKEADLAGHLENEEDRKAKQEKKAKDGEGEENLAQSDYQLYEALNTLRALSIMESGARN, encoded by the coding sequence ATGAAGCAGATGACCAAGACACTAACACTAGTAACAACAGGCCTGATACTCGGGATTGGAATCTCTATTGGACATGGAGTATTTGCTGAACGAGAGGATATCCCAGAGCGCGCGCCAATTCCCGTCGAGGAGTTACGTACATTTACTGAAGTCTTTGCAAAGATCAAAAGTGATTATGTCGAACCGGTTGATGACAAAACGCTGCTCGAAAATGCAATACGGGGCATGCTTAGCGGACTTGATCCACACTCCACCTATCTTGATCCAGAAGGTTACAAAGAATTGCAAGTTGGTACCACCGGACAATTTGGTGGCCTCGGAATAGAAGTCGGTATGGAGGATGGTTTTGTAAAAGTCATCTCGCCAATCGACGAAACGCCAGCGGAACGCGCCGGTGTTAAATCTGGTGACTTAATTGTACGCCTGGATGACACCCCGGTTAAAGGGTTAACGCTAAACGAAGCGGTCAAGATTATGCGTGGCAAGCCAGGCTCTGCCATCTTGCTTACCATAGTTCGTGAAGGTGAGGAAAAGCCGCTAAAGATTACAATTGTCAGAGACATTGTACGTGTGCGTAGTGTCAAGAGCCGTATTCTAGAACCTGGCTTTGGTTATATTCGCATTACCAATTTCCAGTCTAAGACGGGTGAAAACCTGATCGAGGAAATAGAGGATATGCAGAAGAAGACTGATAACAAGTTAAAAGGCCTGATTCTGGATCTGCGTAATAATCCGGGTGGGGTCTTAAGTGCAGCTGTTGATGTTTCTGATGCGTTCCTGACGGGAGGTTTGATTGTCTATACCGAGGGAAGGGACAAAGATTCACGACTAAAATTTAATGCCACGCCAAACGATATTTTGAACGGCCGTCCGCTCATCGTAATGGTAAATGGTGGCTCTGCATCGGCATCCGAAATCGTAGCAGGTGCGCTTCAGGATCATAAACGCGCCATCATTTTGGGCGAAAAAACCTTCGGTAAAGGTTCTGTGCAAACGATATTGCCAATGAACACCAATGCCGCCTTGAAACTGACGACTGCTCGCTACTACACGCCTTCCGGGCGTTCCATACAGGCAGAAGGGATTGAGCCGCACATCAAATTGCAAACCGTTAGAGTTTCCACCGTAGATAATCAATTTGAAAGGATTAAAGAAGCGGATCTTGCTGGTCACCTGGAAAATGAGGAAGACCGTAAAGCCAAGCAAGAGAAAAAGGCCAAAGACGGTGAAGGTGAAGAAAATCTTGCTCAAAGCGACTATCAATTGTATGAAGCGTTGAATACCTTACGTGCACTCAGCATAATGGAGTCTGGAGCCAGAAATTAA
- a CDS encoding divergent polysaccharide deacetylase family protein — protein MYISRYFKDQGLYGQKPIKVVIASIGFCFALLWLGFPLSALASGLNTGQIARPVVAIVIDDIGDNLENGERAILLPYALTYSFLPHTQYSLALARLAEKKRKEIMLHLPMEPMGDEAMGPGGLQLEMEREVFVRTLHDDMQSLPHFVGINNHMGSRLTRFSVPMRWLMEELSRVEDVYFVDSFTTTDSVAYETAREYSIPTLTRDVFLDHNRNFSDMPMQFARLLAIARKHGTALAIAHPHNDTLEFLDRMLAELPHQGFQLVPVSQLIEFRKRRNTTWRASLSLLPKDLKN, from the coding sequence TTGTACATCAGTCGATATTTCAAAGATCAGGGTTTATATGGGCAGAAACCTATCAAAGTGGTTATCGCTTCGATAGGTTTTTGTTTTGCACTCTTGTGGCTCGGTTTTCCATTATCTGCGTTAGCTTCAGGTTTGAATACCGGGCAGATTGCGCGTCCGGTAGTCGCTATAGTCATAGATGATATAGGCGACAACCTCGAAAACGGTGAGCGGGCCATCTTGCTTCCTTATGCGCTTACTTACTCTTTCTTACCCCACACGCAATATTCTTTAGCGCTAGCACGTTTGGCCGAAAAAAAGCGCAAGGAAATTATGCTGCATTTGCCCATGGAACCGATGGGTGATGAAGCAATGGGGCCGGGGGGCTTGCAGCTGGAAATGGAGCGCGAAGTTTTTGTTCGAACCTTGCATGATGATATGCAGTCCTTGCCCCATTTTGTGGGAATCAATAACCACATGGGTAGCCGCCTTACCCGTTTCTCGGTGCCGATGCGCTGGTTAATGGAAGAACTGAGTCGAGTTGAAGATGTCTATTTTGTCGACAGTTTTACCACTACCGATAGTGTTGCGTACGAAACTGCTCGCGAATATTCCATTCCGACGCTGACTCGGGACGTCTTTCTTGATCACAATAGAAATTTTTCTGACATGCCGATGCAATTTGCACGTTTGCTGGCAATCGCTAGGAAACACGGTACTGCATTGGCTATTGCGCATCCCCATAACGACACATTGGAATTTCTGGATAGAATGCTGGCTGAGTTGCCACACCAGGGCTTTCAACTGGTACCGGTCAGTCAATTAATTGAATTTCGAAAAAGGAGGAATACAACATGGCGAGCGTCCTTGTCCCTCTTGCCGAAGGATTTGAAGAATTAG